The Desulfosoma caldarium genome has a window encoding:
- a CDS encoding DUF362 domain-containing protein gives MNDINAYERLARHLDRLPAGFPRTESGVELKILQKLFTPEEAQLAVLLSLKPEPVNAIAERAQMPVQELAPKLEEMARKGLIFRLRKDTEVRYMAAQFVIGIWEYHVNALDEELIALVNEYIPVFFKESMALKTPQLRTIPLPRSITPEQHVMPYEEARRIIEEQDKIVVAPCICRKEHALVGKGCQRPLETCLVFGTGAQYYEDNGLGRPIDRKEALRILHMAEEQALVLQPSNAQKVMNICLCCGCCCQILKNLKKLPTPSEYVASNYRARVRPEDCIGCETCVERCQMEAISMVEGTAHIDSKRCIGCGVCVPTCPQEAIALESKPEDQKKTPPAHPFDLYKIMAMKRLAS, from the coding sequence ATGAACGACATCAACGCCTACGAAAGGCTCGCCCGCCATCTTGACCGACTGCCCGCAGGATTTCCTCGCACAGAGTCCGGCGTGGAATTGAAAATCCTACAAAAGCTCTTCACGCCCGAAGAAGCCCAACTGGCCGTGCTGCTTTCCTTGAAGCCTGAGCCGGTGAACGCTATTGCCGAACGCGCCCAAATGCCCGTCCAAGAGCTCGCACCCAAATTGGAAGAAATGGCTCGCAAGGGCCTCATCTTTCGCTTGCGCAAAGACACGGAAGTCCGTTACATGGCGGCTCAGTTCGTCATTGGCATCTGGGAATACCACGTGAATGCCCTGGATGAAGAACTCATCGCTCTGGTCAACGAATACATCCCGGTCTTTTTCAAAGAAAGTATGGCCCTAAAGACGCCCCAGCTGCGCACAATCCCCTTGCCCCGCTCCATCACTCCAGAACAGCACGTCATGCCCTATGAAGAAGCACGCCGCATCATCGAGGAACAGGACAAGATCGTCGTGGCGCCGTGCATCTGCAGAAAAGAACACGCGCTGGTGGGCAAAGGCTGCCAACGCCCTCTTGAAACCTGCCTGGTCTTCGGCACCGGAGCGCAATATTATGAAGACAACGGGTTGGGACGCCCCATTGACCGAAAGGAGGCGCTGAGGATTTTGCACATGGCCGAAGAACAGGCCCTGGTTCTTCAGCCGTCCAACGCTCAGAAAGTGATGAATATTTGTCTGTGCTGCGGCTGCTGCTGCCAGATTCTTAAGAACCTGAAAAAGCTTCCCACGCCTTCCGAGTATGTGGCGAGCAATTATCGGGCTCGAGTTCGCCCGGAGGACTGTATCGGCTGCGAGACCTGTGTGGAGCGCTGTCAGATGGAAGCCATTTCCATGGTGGAAGGGACGGCCCACATCGATTCAAAACGGTGCATCGGCTGCGGAGTGTGCGTGCCCACATGCCCTCAAGAAGCCATCGCCTTGGAATCCAAACCGGAAGATCAGAAAAAAACGCCGCCAGCTCATCCGTTTGACTTGTACAAAATCATGGCCATGAAGCGTCTGGCATCATGA